TTCAGTGTGTCCTGGAGCCCGAAGCCGAGACCCCCACTGCTTGTCCCTCCCCAGGGACACAGCACCAAGGGAGGTGTGGGCAGGGGACTTGTGTCTGGGCTGGAGGGCCGAGGGCAGGGGGCTCAGTGGGGCCGCGGGTCTGCCTCTGGCCTGAGCCTGTGTGGTGGACACAGCCCCAGGCGGCCTGCAGGAGCCCAGCCCCAGCATGGCTGACATGCCCCCCGACCCCACAGAACGGTGTCGCATCAGGACTGATGCAGATGCTCCTGCTGAAGGTGTCCGCCCACATCACCGAGCAGCTGGGCGTAGCCCCCGGCGGCGAGTTCAGGGAGGCCTTCAAGGAGGTGGGCCCGGGCCCGACCGGGGGCTGGGGCTTGGGAGCCGCCCCGGGGTCCCCCACCGACACCCCAACATCCCACCTCCACCCAGGCCAGCAGGGTGCCGTTCTGCAAGTTCCACCTGGGCGACCGGCCCATCCCCGTCACCTTCAAGCGGGCCATCGCCGCCCTCTCCCTCTGGCAGAAGGTCAAGTTGGCCTGGGGCCTGTGCTTCCTGTCGGACCCCATCAGGTAGGTCCAGTCGGCCTCCCAGCTGGGGAGGCGGCCGGATGTGAGCCACAGTGACCGCCCCTGTGAGGCCTGCTCCCCGAGTTCCCGGGCGGGACCTCCTCCCACGGGGTCCCAGTGGGGGGGATCCCCGCCCTGGGCCCGCCGCCCCAGCGCCGGCCGCCTCCCCGCAGCAAGGACGACGTGGAGCGTTGCAAGCAGAAGGACCTGCTGGAGCAGATGATGGCGGAGATGGTGGGCGAATTCCCCGACCTGCACCGCACCATTGTGTCTGAGCGCGACGTCTACCTGACCTACATGCTGCGCCAGGCCGCTCGCCGCCTGGAGCTGCCGCGCGCCTCCGACGGTGAGCACGGCGCCCGCGGGCACGGGGCCCCGCGGGGTCGGGGGTGCTCAGGTGCTCATGCGTCTCCCACCCCAGCCGAGCCCAGGAAGTGCGTCCCCTCCGTGGTGGTGGGCGTCGTGGGCATGGGCCACGTCCCTGGCATTGAGAAGAACTGGACCACTGACCTCAACATCCAGGAGATCATGACGTGAGTGCTGtgcaccccccccacacacagagccgggctgggggctgggaccGCCCCCCCAGCCAGCCCAGCCCGCCCTCCCTCCCCAGCGTGCCCCCACCGTCCGCCTCGGGCAGAGTGTCCCGCCTGGCCGTGAAGGCCGCCGCCCTGGGCCTCCTGGGCTACGGCCTCTACTGGACGGGGCGCCGCGCCGTCAGCCTGCTCCTGGCCCTGCCCGCTGCCCGTCACTGCCTGCAGAGGCTCTCCGATGCCTGGCCGCAGAAGTAGCAGGACAGAGCCCACGCGTCCGTGCGGAGGGCCGCCCTGCCGGGTCCCGGCCCAGCCTCACCTGCCCGCCCCCAGCCCGCCCAAATAAAAGAATCGGTTCACTGTATGAGCTCCGGCTTCCCACCAgcccctccaccccgcccccgcccctgtgGGCTGTTAGGAGGCTCACGGGCAGGAGGAGCCTGGGCGAGGGCGGGGCTCGGGAGTCCGACCAGCCGCTTCCTCCCTGTGCCTTCTCTCCGAGGCGGGCGGCAGGGGTGTCTCATGGGGGCTTGGGCTGCTCCCTGGGTGGGCTGCAGCCATGCAGCCTTGGGGTGTCCCCTGGGCGCGACTCCGCCAGGCTCAGGCCCCCAAGAAGCGCCAGCAGCAGCTCTGCCTGCAGAGATTGTGTGTTTtgggcttttaaaaatgtctgaaaCTTTTTTACTCAGGTAATTTTAACTTAAACTTAAGCAAATGTCAGGAAATACTAGCCTTAAACCTGGTTGGGACAGAGAACATCTTTTTCTTGAGTCTCAGTCCTGGGAAGATGAGCATGTGGGCAGCCGCCTGCCTCCagctgctgggggcccaggaCTCCACCCTCTCCGGTGGCTGACCTTGCTTCCTGTGCGGCTGGCAGAAGGACCCGGGGTTGCCCTTTGCCCTCTGGACAGACAGCCGGTGGCTGCCAGCAGGGCGTCCACCTTGCATGGGACCCAGCCTGGGTACAGTCGGGCCCCACACAGCACTCACCTCGTCACCGCCTATCTGCGTGTCTCCTGGGCTCCTGTCAGCGTAGCACCTGGGGCCCACGGCCACATCTGATTGTGTTTGTGTTGACTCAGTGTCCAGATGAGGTGAAATCCACACCCCGGGCTGGACCAGGTTGTTGTCATTCACATGCTCGTACATCCGTCTCttagaaactgaaataaaatctaattttggAAGCTGTCTGGTGAAATGTGTGGGAAGGGGACTCCAGTGAAAGGCGGGTTGGGGAGGCGCCAGCGTGCTGGTGGCTCCcaaccgcccccccaccccacccgcagGGCCCTGCCCTGACCCTGCAGCCCACCCTGCAGTGccgcccagcccagcccatccGGGAGGAGGTGGGCTGGGACCTGCAGCTCAGATCTGCCCGGAAAGCCCAGAGCAGAGAGGAGCCTTTCCCCAGTAACACGTGCTCAGCTACGTGATGGGTCTCCTCTGTGCTCCTCTGCCCCGGGCCAGCTCAGAGGGGCAGAGTCAAAGGCCCGTAAGAGTGGCCGGCGGGCATAGTGAGCTGGGGATCCCCAGGGCTACTAGGTCTCCCCCTGCCAGGGGTCTTCTCTCCACTGGCACAGGGAGTGGGGCTGGGACCCCCAAGGCCTGaccgggggtggggagcaggaggggcCGAGTGGACTCTGACCCTTCACCCCACAAGTCTGCACCCTGTAGGCCTCTTGCTGCCTGTGAGGACCCTGCAGGGTCCCTGCCCTGAGCATCCTGGGGAGGGGCAGACagggaccaggctcctccagccccaAGCTGGTGGGCAGCTGggcaagggaggagggcaggaaaGCCAAGGCAGGCGGGCGAGGGCCGGGTGGGACCCACCGGGGCAGCGGTGACCACGGCAGTGGGAGGAATCCAGGGCAGGGGCAGCCTCTTCCAGAGGAGGAGGCCTGAGGGTGAAGGGACAGTGACCAGGTGGCGAGTCACC
Above is a genomic segment from Bos indicus isolate NIAB-ARS_2022 breed Sahiwal x Tharparkar chromosome 5, NIAB-ARS_B.indTharparkar_mat_pri_1.0, whole genome shotgun sequence containing:
- the TRABD gene encoding traB domain-containing protein — encoded protein: MEEPEEQPPHEADTEPVVTSGASEAVPRVLPGDPQNLSDVDAFNLLLEMKLKRRRERPNLPHTVTELVAEDGSRVYVVGTAHFSDDSKRDVVKTIREVQPDVVVVELCQYRVSMLKMDERTLLREAKEISLEKLQQAIRQNGVASGLMQMLLLKVSAHITEQLGVAPGGEFREAFKEASRVPFCKFHLGDRPIPVTFKRAIAALSLWQKVKLAWGLCFLSDPISKDDVERCKQKDLLEQMMAEMVGEFPDLHRTIVSERDVYLTYMLRQAARRLELPRASDAEPRKCVPSVVVGVVGMGHVPGIEKNWTTDLNIQEIMTVPPPSASGRVSRLAVKAAALGLLGYGLYWTGRRAVSLLLALPAARHCLQRLSDAWPQK